A region from the Triticum aestivum cultivar Chinese Spring chromosome 3D, IWGSC CS RefSeq v2.1, whole genome shotgun sequence genome encodes:
- the LOC123078281 gene encoding serine/threonine-protein phosphatase PP1 isoform X2 produces MMMTRASMGAMDGAALDEVVRRLVEVGRGGRQVQLSEAEIRQLCVEAKTVLLSQPNLLRIPAPVKICGDIHGQFVDLLRLFDLGGYPPTSTYLFLGDYVDRGKQSLETICLLLAYKVKYPDKVFLLRGNHEDAKINRVYGFYDECKRRFNVRLWKIFCDCFNCLPMAALIDDKIFCMHGGLSPELNSLDQIKDIERPVEIPDYGLLCDLLWSDPSSDTQGWGESDRGVACTFGADKLVEFLEKNDLDLICRAHQVVEDGYEFFAERRLVTIFSAPNYCGEFDNAGALLSIDESLMCSFQILKPKETGAPHSRKPISNKVSCNNNICIRAVLQTNWKSGVDTVQKILFISQSWFYRRFIFNSERHRYEGKTDHALLIKVSS; encoded by the exons atgatgatgacgcGGGCATCGATGGGCGCCATGGATGGGGCCGCGTTGGATGAGGTGGTTCGGCGGCTCGTCGAAGTGGGCCGTGGCGGGCGCCAGGTCCAGCTGTCGGAGGCGGAGATCCGCCAGCTCTGCGTCGAGGCCAAAACGGTGCTCCTCTCGCAGCCCAACCTCCTGCGCATTCCCGCGCCCGTCAAGATCTGCG GTGATATCCATGGTCAGtttgttgatcttctgaggctgtTCGATTTGGGTGGCTATCCTCCAACTTCGACTTATCTTTTCCTTGGAGACTACGTGGATAGAGGCAAACAAAGCTTGGAAACCATATGTCTGCTTCTGGCGTATAAAGTGAAGTACCCTGATAAGGTTTTCCTGTTGAGAGGAAACCATGAAGATGCAAAAATTAACAGAGTTTATGGTTTCTATGATGAATGCAAGAGGAGATTCAATGTTCGTCTGTGGAAGATATTCTGTGATTGCTTCAACTGCTTGCCTATGGCAGCGCTTATTGATGATAAGATATTCTGTATGCATGGTGGCCTCTCACCTGAATTGAATAGCTTAGATCAAATTAAGGATATTGAGAGGCCTGTTGAAATTCCTGACTATGGTCTTCTATGTGATTTGCTTTGGTCTGATCCTAGTTCTGACACACAAGGGTGGGGGGAGAGTGACAGAGGTGTTGCTTGTACTTTCGGTGCGGATAAgcttgtagaatttttggagaagaatgATCTTGACCTCATTTGCCGAGCTCACCAG GTGGTAGAGGATGGCTATGAGTTCTTTGCAGAAAGGAGATTAGTCACCATCTTTTCAGCTCCAAACTACTGTGGAGAATTTGATAATGCGGGTGCTTTGTTAAGCATAGATGAAAGCTTAATGTGTTCTTTCCAGATCTTGAAGCCAAAAGAAACAGGAGCACCACATTCAAGAAAACCAATTTCAAACAAG GTTTCCTGTAATAACAACATATGTATAAGAGCAGTGCTTCAGACGAACTGGAAATCTGGCGTGGACACAGTTCAAAAG aTATTGTTTATTTCACAATCCTGGTTTTACCGAAGGTTCATTTTCAATTCGGAGCGGCACCGGTATGAAGGAAAGACTGATCATGCGCTATTGATTAAGGTTTCATCGTAA
- the LOC123078281 gene encoding serine/threonine-protein phosphatase PP1 isoform X1: MMMTRASMGAMDGAALDEVVRRLVEVGRGGRQVQLSEAEIRQLCVEAKTVLLSQPNLLRIPAPVKICGDIHGQFVDLLRLFDLGGYPPTSTYLFLGDYVDRGKQSLETICLLLAYKVKYPDKVFLLRGNHEDAKINRVYGFYDECKRRFNVRLWKIFCDCFNCLPMAALIDDKIFCMHGGLSPELNSLDQIKDIERPVEIPDYGLLCDLLWSDPSSDTQGWGESDRGVACTFGADKLVEFLEKNDLDLICRAHQVVEDGYEFFAERRLVTIFSAPNYCGEFDNAGALLSIDESLMCSFQILKPKETGAPHSRKPISNKAPTVDNA; this comes from the exons atgatgatgacgcGGGCATCGATGGGCGCCATGGATGGGGCCGCGTTGGATGAGGTGGTTCGGCGGCTCGTCGAAGTGGGCCGTGGCGGGCGCCAGGTCCAGCTGTCGGAGGCGGAGATCCGCCAGCTCTGCGTCGAGGCCAAAACGGTGCTCCTCTCGCAGCCCAACCTCCTGCGCATTCCCGCGCCCGTCAAGATCTGCG GTGATATCCATGGTCAGtttgttgatcttctgaggctgtTCGATTTGGGTGGCTATCCTCCAACTTCGACTTATCTTTTCCTTGGAGACTACGTGGATAGAGGCAAACAAAGCTTGGAAACCATATGTCTGCTTCTGGCGTATAAAGTGAAGTACCCTGATAAGGTTTTCCTGTTGAGAGGAAACCATGAAGATGCAAAAATTAACAGAGTTTATGGTTTCTATGATGAATGCAAGAGGAGATTCAATGTTCGTCTGTGGAAGATATTCTGTGATTGCTTCAACTGCTTGCCTATGGCAGCGCTTATTGATGATAAGATATTCTGTATGCATGGTGGCCTCTCACCTGAATTGAATAGCTTAGATCAAATTAAGGATATTGAGAGGCCTGTTGAAATTCCTGACTATGGTCTTCTATGTGATTTGCTTTGGTCTGATCCTAGTTCTGACACACAAGGGTGGGGGGAGAGTGACAGAGGTGTTGCTTGTACTTTCGGTGCGGATAAgcttgtagaatttttggagaagaatgATCTTGACCTCATTTGCCGAGCTCACCAG GTGGTAGAGGATGGCTATGAGTTCTTTGCAGAAAGGAGATTAGTCACCATCTTTTCAGCTCCAAACTACTGTGGAGAATTTGATAATGCGGGTGCTTTGTTAAGCATAGATGAAAGCTTAATGTGTTCTTTCCAGATCTTGAAGCCAAAAGAAACAGGAGCACCACATTCAAGAAAACCAATTTCAAACAAG GCACCGACAGTGGACAATGCTTAA